A region of the Vigna unguiculata cultivar IT97K-499-35 chromosome 9, ASM411807v1, whole genome shotgun sequence genome:
CCAACAAGCCTTAATAGGTAAGGTTCAGTTTTTTAGAGTAGATGATTTGAATGTGAAAGTGACTTAGTcactaattttttgtttatgtagGCTTTGTGAATTTGCTTGATTGGTGTATGTTTAGTGATTTGTGTTATGTTGAGTAGTGAAaagtcaaaataattaaattgactCAAATTGGCTCATATTGATGTTATTTTAGAACCAAATATATCATGTTAGACataagaaatgaagagaaaaactCATTCTGAACCAATCTGGTCACTTGATATGTTTTGTTGATTTTCTGAGTTATACATAGTCGCTGGACGAATCATTTCTCGCCGAATGAAATTTGAACAACTGAAAACCTAAAAGGTTGGTTGATGGGCGAGTAAATTCTTGAGCTGTTTCTATAAAATCTTCTAATGTTGGACAAGCCAAAATTTATTGGATGTGGTGACGTCTTTGGTTCAGAGAGGAGAATTCTGGCTGAATGCTGAATGAACTATAACATGTACTTAATTTagtttatcttttattgtttgttatatttgattaatatattgtatttgaatattattataatgtaacCAATATTTAATTGTATACTTCCAAAACTAAAAGTCTATACAGTTGTCAACTTAAATACAACAAACTGAAAGCTTTGAACTCTTAAATGTTGGTTAAGATGATGGTTTAAAATGACATATATCAGATTTAATACTGATTGTATGAATATTTTTCGATTCACTAGGaatttggatatttttaaaCAGGGAGTTGGTATTGCCTCATAGTGGAATAATGACATATTGGCATAGCCTAAATATTTACCCTTCAATTGATCATTTCTGATacagcattttttttttcagagaaCAATAGCATTTTAAAACGTTCTCATTAATATCTGCTTTCTGTTTATTTGATTGTTTCCTCTTCTTTATGTGGGTAACTTGAAGGGTAAACAATGAAACCAGGGGAAGAGGCATGCCCCGcctgaaaaaaaaagaagaagaagaaaggagtGAGGAAGAGTGAAGTAGAGAGTGTAGGTGTCAATATCCACATTTTAGTGCATACTACTGGTTATTGGTGATTCTTTTAGTGTCATTTGTTTTTTGTAATACGACAGTGTTTCTTCACACCAAATATCTGCGCTTCTCAAGCATGCCTTTGAACTTCTAAAAGCCTAGTAAGTTACTAGTCGTTATGATTTGTGTACTGTTTGTGCAATCTTCACTCTATCCATTTACTTGTTAATTCTTAGTTTTATGATTTATGCAATGAATCTGGGAGTATCTTCGGAGGTCTTCTCCCGAAAGGTCTGATTATATATGCAACAACATCTGCAAAAGCAGAAGACAGCTGGGCAAAGTATTGTCGTGGGATACATTGTAGTCCTTCTCCCTCTGAAGATGAAACCTACCTGGGTGATCAGTACAGTGTTGCTTGAATAGAAGACAGGTACGAGTGTATCAAATAAGCATATTGACATGCATTATTCTTCGCTCTAAATCTTCAATGATTATGAAGTATATTGGAGATGTAAATAAGATATATTGGATGCAATACTTTTTTTACCCAGGCAATTTCCATGACCTTGATGAATTCTCATGAATGTTATGATATGAACATGCTACTATAAAATTGCATTTTCctataattttgtgctttaccaagccattttttatttataaaagaaattgtttgATGCCCTTAATGACTTGTTTTTCTAATAAGTGATGTTGTAAGGTCTTTTATGGACAGGTCTTTTTTCCAATACACTCTTCAATTTTTGGTAAGATCATGTTTCAAACTTAATTTGATTACctaataaactaatataaacTGAATGTTATTTGGTACCTTGGTTGCTTAAATACATGAGAAAAGTTGTCTGTTTTGATAGAGTTCCTGAACTGATATTTGATGGGTTCAAGGAGGTAGTGGATATGTTTCACTTGTGTGAGATGTCTTTTTACTGCTATGCTTAGAAGTCAAAGAAAGGACTATGAATGGAAATTCGGACTACGGTTCCCACGCGTTGTTGCAGTATGGTTCTCACTCTTCTTATATCCTGCCAATGATAATTCTACTCTCCTGAGTAAAATTCATAGGTGTCACCTTCAAAAAACAGTCGACCAACATGATGAAGATCGCATCCATTTCTAGGATAAGGTATCATAAgattgaaaaattgattttttatcatctatttgataaaataactGCTTAAATTGTCTTCATCATGATTTTGCtcccaaaatttaaatttgaagggGTATATTCATAGTTGGAAGGTATTATATGAATTGTGATTCCCATAGATTCCATTCCACATTCATTTCATGTACCAAACAATTCAGTGACATCCTATTTTTGATTAAAGCTGCCAAGGTTTAGTTTGGGAAGGGCTATTAGCCCATTCCTAATACCAAATGTGTCATAAGTGGTATATGTATGATTTCCTCTAACCACCTGAACTTAACTATCGAGATAAGAAATCTTTGAAAAGATTATAATAAACCTTGTTGATTTGATAAATACTGAAGAATTGTGTGAATCCCATGGTTCTGTCTAACATGAGTGAGTGACTGgtagtttcttttcttgaaatattGTTAATTTGGCTTTAATGCTAAAACTACAAGAAAAGACTAGGAGGGGAGGGGGTATCTCTGGTTTTGTTTTCTACGCTAAACCTTTAACTTTGCTAATTATATTACATCTTCTTGACCTTCTCTTCACTGCTTTCCCAGTTCCACAAAGCTGTTATGGGTTCTTGTAGGAAAACTGCTGCTCAGAAAGAAATCCTGGAAGTAAGTTCTCACAGAAACATTAAACTTTTCGGGAAGCTCTTATTTAGCATTGAAAGGGATCCAGAAACTTTTTCCTTGATTCACTTTGTTGAGTTTGATTGTATGAGACCCTTTTTAACATGCACCTTTTTATTCTATAGTCATTGATTTGGAAAAAAAGGACATCAACAATAGATGGTCCACCTacaataataagtaaaaaatctAGGTGCATGGATGAATTTAAGAACTGTGCATGCTAGAATCCGTCTATGATTGAATCATTGCTTTTCTGTTTGATATTAACTATCCAGTTCACATAGTTACGGTGTGAGATGGCAGCAGGGGCCTCCGGCACCGTATCCCCTTTCAATAAATGAACATTGTTTATTGATTGAACTAAAGCTTTTGATTTCTGACAAAGTTGTGCCTTAATTTACTGTTGATTCAGGTTAAGACTTTTAAGATACATTGTGGATCCCTGTCTCAGTATGGGATGAAACATACAAGGTACTTTGTCATCAACTTCAACGTGCTGAAATACGGAAAGAGCAAATGGCTGAGGTCTCTGGAGTTTTCTGCACAGCGGTTTCAGTGCATAATTCATAGAAAGTCCTCCATTGAAAACTAAATATAGTCGTTGTTAACCTTATGCTATATCATTGTGTCATGTACTGTACTTTGGTCATGATTTCTTAAACCAACTCTGTAATTTTGTGTATTATAGATGTGGAACCATAAGGACCCTGTGTATAGTTTAGGGTTTGAAGTCCATCCCTCGTGTTCGTGTTTATTTTATGACGTTAGTCCTTTGTGATAATTCTTAATAGAATAGaatatgtttgataaaataaagtttaaaatatataaccataataatataaaattaacacaCTAAAAGGAAATTAGATATCAATAATGCCTTAGtcactaattttatattttgaaagcaTAGTGACATGGAAAGAAATTTTGAACCCTACAAAAAGTATTAGACATCTTTaaaattgcaagaaaatttATGGTAATTATACTTTAGGGTGTTATAGTTAAGAAATATGAAagatttaagttttaatttgaaTGTTATTCAAAAAGTTTATCTATGAAACTGCTGATGAGAGTGGAATAACGGATGGACGGCCAGGATTTGGTCAATCCATAGTTGCTAGATTGAAGTATGAATCAGATTTATCTCTCTTCTTATGATTCACGAAACAGCTGACATTCACAGACAGAACTGTCAAGAAACTAAATTTGTAGTTACTTCTTGCCACGTTGTTGTAGATAACCGGTGTTGTGGCTCGGTTTATTATAAAGATCAGGTTAACTAACCCTGGTTAAATATCAATTCAAGGCGGGAATGAAATGAACTCAAGTGaacgaaatatattttattatgaatttaataattatatatggtTAAGGAGTAAAGTTTTAAAATCTGAAATAGTTTTTGCAAAAaacaattcaataaattaaacatgAGAAATATCTAGCACtctttttgaaatatttgtacATATGATAATTGgtgataaatgaaaatataaaattaaaagataatttacatttaatatttaacattgAAATAATAATTGGAATTTGGAATGTGAGGAGTGTAGAGATTCCGTTAAGGTGGTGTGAAAGCATTAACGGCGTAAGGGCATGGTGTGTAAGGGTAAACCGTGAATGGTTAGAGGGAGAAAAGAGGAAAGCCGTGAGATTATTGATCTACGGTGTGGTGCAAAGGAGTGTCTGTGTGTGTACTACAAGATGTATGTATATAACACAAACAGGTCCTTCAATGGAAACACCAACCCACACACACACCATTTCCTTTTATCACAACATCAACCTGCTTCCtcttcaaccctttttttttttcttctcttccttcACCTCTCAGGCTTGGCTTCCTCTCCAATTTACAACACTAATTCACATAACCCAAAGTTTCATCTTCAGGATCTGACACTTTTCCAAACATACAATGGGGTTAGCCATTTAGACAGCATCGATATctatctctttttcttttcttcctcctttTGCCCACCCACGACAGCCAAACTTGTCTTAATCTCGAATCCTTTCTTCTTCTCCCAATTTTGTTGGCTCATTTATGTTTTCAGATGCATGTTCCAAGAGTGTTTCCATGAGTTTGTTCCGAttcctttttaaattttcaactgAAACCTGTTCTGGGGATTTCCTTTGATCATTGCGATTAATAAGTTGCAGAAAATTTCCAGTTTTTTGAAGGTTGGGAAATAAGACCccagttttttttcttttgccttGTTTGTTCCTCTATTCCTTCGTTTGGTGTCTGTGCTAAGTTAttcctgaattttttttttgcctccCCAGATACATTTTTCTGAGAAAAAAGGGGTTTTGAAGCTCTGAACTTTCTGCTTGTCCCGTAATTACAGGGACGATCGTTGCTGGCTTGGGTGTAAAAGACTGAGTTTATATCCATCGTCGCTGATAGAAGCTTTGGAAATGTCATTATTACTTGAATTTTCAACATAGATTTACATTTTCCATAGCTTCAGAACTGAAATTCCGGCACTTTTTTCTGCAGCCATAGACGAAGTTCTGGCCGGACCTGATTTAGGTGAGAGAAACTAATGTACTTAATCAAAATTAGAACTGAATAAATTGATTCTGATCGCAACCTTGCAGTCTTGGCCGCAACAGTTAATTCAGTTTTGATGTTCATATGTTCTTGATATTGTTCTCTGATTTCTCTCTTCTTCATAATTTCCTGCAGGTAAACGAAAAATCCCGTTGTTTCAGAATTTCAGAAGGAATTGATTGCTGTTCTAGTGTTAATTTGTAAGGTATAAACATCTAGTTTTTTTCCGGATCTCTTTGGCCTTGGTGCTCTTCTTAATCTCAACCGCTCACAATACATCCTAGTGTGGCTTTGAAGAGACGAGACATTAAGCAGAACCGGCCGAGACCAGTTGAATTGAATCCATTGATGTCTCGTTTTCACATTATCCTAACTGTCCTGTGGAAATACTGAATTTTGAACCTCTTTTTTCCGTGCGCACAGAACATTTCCACTGTCTTCTGTTCCTCTCCCTCTTGTTATTGTCATCGCCCATTTTTGTCATGACCCAGATATAGAAGATGCTCACAGtgcacaatttattttttgttgggaATCCATGACCATTCGATGCACAAATCCTGTTAAACAGTGTAGTAACCTCAGTCAATTGGGATGTGGACGAGAGAGACGCTGTCTGTGTCCTTTTTGTGAAGGAACACAAatccaatttcaatttcaatttaaaaatgtagcaatttgaataattaaatcttaattgtaattatttttatcgtGGCTAGTAGTTAAATTAACCTAGtatggtgatgatgatgatggcaGGGAAGGGTTGAAGGTTGAAGAAATGGAGAAAGAGTCAAGTATTCGAAGCAATAACATGGTGTCTGGTGGAAGAGATAAAAACGGAGGGGATGGGTCGTTGCTGTTGAGGGCGAGTTCCGATGGCGCTAGACAGGGAACGACGTCGGATTTGGTGTTGCAGTGGGGAAATCGGAAGCGGTTAAGATGCATGAAAGTGCAGGTTAAAGATGATTCTTCAGGCCCGGTTCAGAGGACAACGGTTCGGGTGGATCGCCGGGTCGTTAGAACCGATAAGGATTCTTTAAATAAACCCACCTTCGGTGTCAATAATAACACCCTTGGAGTTGGACACactcataataataacaataacaatcatCATCATAATCAGAGTAACGGGTATCCAAATCTCCGTCAACGGCCTTCTTCTCCGCAGCAACGAATTCTCAGGTAACGCTATTTGTCATTCACTCTGTTACTTTATCTTTCCTCATACATGATAAACATGATAAATGAATTgaatatgatttaatttttttttttaaaaacaaaaatctgaTTGAGCAAGACTGAAATGAGATCTGAGAATAGGTCAATTTGACAAAATTCCGGATTTTATACCAAAAAGAGGGAAAACTCAAGATTTGTGCCTTGTGATTGATAAAGTTTGTGATCGTTACTTAAAATTACAaatcttaataattattatttttttgttttctctggTTGAGTGTGTATCCATCCATACTTATCTTGAGGGCAAGGATGGTGTTGGTGGCGCACTGCCGAGTGGGCCATGTTTTGTTTCGATCTGttctattttgttcattaaataaaataaataatctaggGTTTGTGGTGGTGTACATGTACTAAACGTATTTTTAGCGAAAGATATGTATATAGTTCGAAAGCAAGCAGCACATGGGTACGAGTGGAATAAATATCTATCTAACAAACTGGTTAGAAGGGAACTGGGGTGTGATGGTTTCTTGGTAAACTggaaacaaagaaacaaaagtaGCAGAGAAAAAGCACAGCGTGGACATGGGAATGAGTTGAAAGTGTAGTGGCGAGTAGTGGGGCAGAGAGtggttttgaaattgtttagtGGGAACTGCCACGAAATTTCGTTGGGGGCAACTTGTAAATCACATTTCTCACCCAAAGAATCTTAAGCTTCAATactgtaaataaatttaaaatttaaaatttgggCCACtactcaaattattattatatattttaattcatctCGGCTGAATACACCAAGGCTTATATTCTGTCGCCTCCCCAATTGGTCAGGTCGTTGGAGTCTCATCCAAATTAAACAATGAAGAGGAACTCACGGTGAGTAAGTGCGTGAGATCCCCTTCTTCACTTCCGTCAAATTTTGTTTCCAGATATCTTCGATCACTAAGCTAAGCTCACATTCTCTCATCTGCCTCACAAATAGATAATAGGGTATAATATCTGGTTCTGAATTTGGATTAACGCCATGATATTTAGGcacacaaaaaaacaaatagttGGAGGATGATTCTTGCTTAATCTGTTGGAAACTAGCGGAATCCTTCACACATTGCTTTATGAATTTGGATgtttcatttttaaatcaaatagttTGTGTCCGTTCCTTTATTACATTTTAACTTGGAATCATCGGTAGCGACCGGCGAGTCTGATACTGAAAATCAGGTTAATAATCCAAGCAGTGCTGCTTTGCTTCTGACGTCTGACAAGGGGTTTGAGATTTCTTAGGAGGTTTAGGTTGGTGTGGTTGATACTTTTCCGTTGACATTTTCTTTCTAGATctagtttttatatatttggtgAGTTTTCCATGGAAAAACCTAGAAGATGAGGGGATATTTATTTTGACTCTGTCAAATCTCTGACCggtcatttttttatttactgtgAGATTTAATTCCAAGTTTCGTTACTGTTTACTACTGTTtggaaattatataaaaaagaaaataaatgttgaATTTTATGATAGAAAGATAagtaatgaaggaggtttgtgcGTTGTAGAAGATAGGATTAGAATTGGATTAGGATCAGAAGAGAGGGGGATTTGCAGATTGTGGATCTACATGTAGGAGGAGGAAGCAGGAGTTGATTATTGACATGGATTAGGAGCAGAAAGACTTTGTTGGAACCATGGAATGGAGGGTTTCCTTCCACGTGTTAACGAAACGTCCTTTTCCATTTTGGCCGTCGGATCGAAGGGACCAGGTCGCAGATCCGTCTCCTTCATCGTTCGAACACGTAGCAATCTTCATCTTCATTGTCCAATAATAAAGCTCTCTAAATCCAACGGCTCCAAAGAAGGCGTGGAACCAGCTGTGGCCGTTATAGGGAATTACAAACACTTTCTCTCTTAGGCTAGGCCCTCAAGGCTTAACTCAAATATCCAATTCTCATCgaccaaaataaattaactacCCAACTCTCCTTCAAACCAATATACAAATACAAAGCCCCGCAAAGAGCCAAAAACCACCCCTTTTTCTACGCTAAAAATCTGTCTATATAGATTCCAGCCTCTCCCACCCTTGGATCTAGATCAATCCCCCAAGGTTAATTCCGTAAACTCACCACTCCCTGGTTACTTTTCATacacaatatataatataataatatatacatatatgtttattaacTCTAAAATAACCTCTGAAATGCATCTTCGTTTGCCCTATTTATTATGTCGTGTTATGTGATGTGATTCACGTTCTTACGATTAAGAAAGACACATAGGATAATTACATGTTGGTTGTGGTTGCGttttaaatttttgggttgTAATTTAGGAACTCAGAAGGTTCAAGTGCCATGAGAGGAGGACAAAGCAACGGGGGCGTTAGGGGAATTGCCTCACCGGACAGGGGTGCGCACGATAAGAGGGGGACCCATAACAACCACCTTAATGACAACAACAAGTCCGCAGCCTCATCGGATACTGCGCACGATAGCAAGAAGGGAGGGTCGCCCTCCGGCAGCGG
Encoded here:
- the LOC114163056 gene encoding AAC-rich mRNA clone AAC11 protein-like isoform X1 — protein: MEKESSIRSNNMVSGGRDKNGGDGSLLLRASSDGARQGTTSDLVLQWGNRKRLRCMKVQVKDDSSGPVQRTTVRVDRRVVRTDKDSLNKPTFGVNNNTLGVGHTHNNNNNNHHHNQSNGYPNLRQRPSSPQQRILRNSEGSSAMRGGQSNGGVRGIASPDRGAHDKRGTHNNHLNDNNKSAASSDTAHDSKKGGSPSGSGDAAPPVWPPKFVIALTNKEKEEDFLAIKGSKLPQRPKKRAKFIQRTLNLVSPGAWLCDLTLERYEVREKKISKKRPRGLKAMGNMESDSE
- the LOC114163056 gene encoding AAC-rich mRNA clone AAC11 protein-like isoform X2; this encodes MEKESSIRSNNMVSGGRDKNGGDGSLLLRASSDGARQGTTSDLVLQWGNRKRLRCMKVQVKDDSSGPVQRTTVRVDRRVVRTDKDSLNKPTFGVNNNTLGVGHTHNNNNNNHHHNQSNGYPNLRQRPSSPQQRILRNSEGSSAMRGGQSNGGVRGIASPDRGAHDKRGTHNNHLNDNNKSAASSDTAHDSKKGGSPSGSGDAAPPVWPPKFVIALTNKEKEEDFLAIKGSKLPQRPKKRAKFIQRTLNLWSALHASNGAWLTPNS